A single Acetivibrio cellulolyticus CD2 DNA region contains:
- a CDS encoding flagellar FlbD family protein, whose amino-acid sequence MIVLTKLNGSKFVLNSELIESLEGTPDTVISTTTGKKIVVAENVEEVVEKVIQYKRKIFCNLLSNN is encoded by the coding sequence ATGATTGTATTGACTAAATTAAATGGATCAAAATTTGTCCTAAATAGTGAACTGATTGAAAGTCTTGAAGGAACACCAGATACTGTTATTTCTACAACGACCGGCAAAAAGATTGTAGTTGCGGAAAATGTTGAAGAAGTAGTCGAAAAAGTAATACAATATAAAAGGAAAATATTCTGTAATTTATTATCTAATAATTAA
- a CDS encoding flagellar basal body-associated FliL family protein: MEGKSSGFFVLIGIVAFLSLALVLLAGYVFFVRGSDGDKAAEPEKKITVPKDDELSLHQMFDKNIAFNLKSSEKDTSIHIILVNLQVQYYTKLDGIESTTVKIESNKSKLSEMVGTYFQGLTIDDVKKTDAKEKARADLKKMMNDYLLQNETINGELVYSIIFEYWFYQ; encoded by the coding sequence TTGGAGGGTAAAAGTAGTGGTTTTTTCGTTCTTATCGGTATAGTAGCATTTCTTTCATTAGCTCTTGTGTTATTGGCAGGATATGTGTTTTTTGTGCGCGGAAGCGATGGTGATAAGGCTGCAGAACCGGAAAAGAAAATAACGGTTCCAAAAGATGATGAATTATCCTTGCATCAAATGTTTGATAAAAACATTGCCTTTAATTTGAAGAGCAGTGAAAAAGATACCAGTATTCATATCATTTTAGTTAATCTACAAGTGCAGTATTATACTAAGTTGGATGGTATTGAGAGTACAACGGTGAAGATTGAATCTAATAAGAGCAAGCTTTCGGAAATGGTAGGTACATATTTCCAGGGTTTGACTATTGATGATGTCAAAAAAACAGATGCTAAAGAAAAGGCAAGAGCTGATCTTAAGAAAATGATGAATGATTATTTACTTCAAAATGAAACAATTAATGGTGAACTTGTTTACAGCATTATATTTGAATATTGGTTCTATCAGTAG
- the fliM gene encoding flagellar motor switch protein FliM, with translation MGDILSQNEIDELLKALNTGEIDVQHMTTTPEEKKIRNHDFRRPSKFAKDHMKTLNIIHDNYARLLTNFLSGYLRTLVQVAVISVEAIAYYEFNNSISNPAVLAIVDFSPLSGSIIFEMAPPIAYALIDRILGGKGSPMEKIREFTEVELAIIERIIIQVLNLMREPWENVIAIRPRLEKIETNAQFAQIISANEMVALITLGAKIGDVEGMINICIPHMVVEPIVSKLSTKFWFSNSEKEKTNESKDTIELKIENTKVPVRAVLGRSTILVNDFLELQPGDVIPLDSSVSGNLEILVGDLLKFYGTPGVKKNRVAIKVNEVVRGEEEE, from the coding sequence ATGGGTGATATTCTATCACAAAATGAAATAGACGAGCTGCTCAAAGCCCTGAATACTGGAGAAATTGATGTCCAGCATATGACCACAACACCCGAAGAGAAGAAGATAAGAAATCACGATTTTAGAAGGCCGAGCAAGTTTGCCAAGGACCATATGAAAACGCTCAATATCATACATGATAACTATGCAAGACTGCTGACAAACTTTTTATCAGGTTATTTAAGGACACTTGTGCAGGTTGCAGTTATTTCAGTTGAAGCGATAGCATATTATGAATTCAATAATTCAATATCAAATCCGGCAGTACTTGCTATTGTTGATTTTTCTCCCTTATCGGGATCGATTATTTTTGAGATGGCTCCTCCCATTGCGTATGCATTAATTGATAGGATACTTGGTGGTAAGGGTTCTCCAATGGAAAAGATTAGAGAATTTACTGAGGTTGAACTTGCCATTATTGAAAGAATTATTATTCAAGTTCTAAACCTTATGAGGGAGCCATGGGAAAATGTTATTGCGATAAGACCAAGGCTTGAAAAAATTGAGACTAATGCACAATTTGCCCAGATAATATCTGCAAACGAAATGGTAGCATTAATAACTTTAGGTGCAAAAATAGGCGATGTTGAGGGAATGATTAATATCTGCATACCGCATATGGTGGTTGAACCGATAGTATCAAAACTTAGTACAAAGTTCTGGTTCTCTAATAGTGAGAAAGAGAAAACAAATGAAAGCAAGGATACTATTGAGCTTAAAATTGAAAATACCAAGGTACCAGTCAGAGCAGTTTTAGGAAGGTCAACAATTCTGGTAAATGACTTTTTGGAGTTGCAGCCAGGGGATGTAATACCTTTAGATTCCAGTGTTAGTGGAAATCTTGAAATTTTGGTTGGTGACCTTTTAAAGTTTTATGGCACTCCTGGAGTAAAGAAGAACAGGGTTGCAATAAAGGTTAATGAAGTTGTAAGAGGAGAGGAGGAAGAGTAG